The Streptomyces avermitilis MA-4680 = NBRC 14893 genome contains a region encoding:
- a CDS encoding primosomal protein N' codes for MSSENGQGGGGGEEAPPEQLALIREAVRKAKVPKAKPRTWRGAALAKELPVARVLVDKGVLHLDRYFDYAVPEELAAVAQPGVRVRVRFGAGGRTVRDGRREGGSLIDGFLVERVAESDYGGPLAALAQVVSPEPVLGPELLGLARAVADRYAGSLADVLQLAVPPRHGRAEAGKTAEPLPAPPAPEPGSWRRYARGAEFVKSLAAGGSPRAVWTALPGPDWAEEIARAVQATLASGRGALVVVPAGRPAARVDAALRALMGEGRHALLTADAGQERRYREWLAVRRGAVQAVVGTRAAMFAPVRNLGLVVVWDDGDASHSDDNAPFPHVREVLELRATRDKCGFLLGSWSCTVEAAQLVESGWAAPLVAEREQVRAAAPLVRTVGDGDLARDEAARAARLPTLAWQAVREGLRHGPVLVQVPRRGYVPRMACAQCRAPARCRHCAGPLEAHDAGALRCGWCGREDAAWHCPECGGFRLRAQVVGARRTAEELGRAFPAVPVRTSGREQVLDTVSGAPALVVSTPGAEPVAEGGYAAALLLDGWAMLGRPDLRAGEEALRRWIGAAALVRGQAAGGTVVVVAEPTLRPVQALVRWDPVGHAVRELAERAELGFPPVSRMAAVSGTAEAVAGFLSGVELPSDAEVLGPVPLPVTEAGRPRRVGGPPPGERWERALVRVPPGSGAALAGALKTAQAARMARGGGGNGSEAPVRIRIDPPDIG; via the coding sequence GTGAGCAGCGAGAACGGGCAGGGGGGCGGCGGTGGCGAAGAGGCGCCGCCGGAGCAGCTTGCGTTGATCCGTGAGGCCGTGCGGAAGGCCAAGGTGCCCAAGGCCAAGCCGCGGACGTGGCGGGGAGCCGCGCTGGCCAAGGAGTTGCCCGTCGCGCGTGTGCTGGTCGACAAGGGCGTACTTCATCTTGATCGGTACTTCGACTATGCCGTGCCCGAGGAACTGGCTGCCGTCGCTCAGCCGGGAGTGCGCGTCCGTGTGCGGTTCGGAGCCGGCGGGCGCACCGTGCGGGACGGCAGGCGGGAGGGCGGCTCACTGATCGACGGCTTCCTCGTCGAGCGGGTCGCCGAGTCCGACTACGGCGGGCCGCTGGCCGCGCTCGCGCAGGTCGTGTCCCCCGAGCCCGTGCTCGGCCCTGAGCTGCTCGGGCTCGCCCGGGCCGTCGCCGACCGGTACGCCGGGAGCCTCGCCGATGTGCTCCAGCTGGCCGTTCCGCCCAGGCACGGGCGGGCCGAGGCCGGCAAGACGGCCGAGCCGCTGCCGGCTCCTCCCGCGCCCGAACCCGGCTCCTGGCGGCGGTACGCGCGCGGGGCGGAGTTTGTGAAGTCCCTCGCCGCCGGGGGTTCGCCCCGGGCCGTGTGGACCGCGTTGCCGGGGCCCGACTGGGCCGAGGAGATCGCCCGGGCCGTGCAGGCCACGCTCGCCTCGGGGCGCGGCGCGCTCGTCGTCGTGCCGGCCGGACGGCCCGCCGCGCGCGTCGACGCGGCGCTCCGCGCGCTGATGGGTGAGGGGCGGCATGCACTGCTGACCGCCGACGCGGGGCAGGAGCGGCGCTACCGGGAGTGGCTGGCCGTGCGGCGGGGGGCCGTGCAGGCGGTGGTCGGGACGCGGGCCGCGATGTTCGCGCCCGTGCGGAATCTCGGGCTCGTTGTCGTGTGGGACGACGGGGATGCTTCCCACAGCGACGACAACGCGCCGTTTCCCCATGTGCGGGAGGTGCTGGAGCTTCGGGCGACCCGGGACAAGTGCGGGTTTCTGCTGGGGAGCTGGAGCTGCACGGTGGAGGCCGCGCAGCTTGTCGAGAGCGGGTGGGCGGCACCGCTCGTGGCCGAGCGGGAACAGGTACGGGCGGCTGCTCCTCTCGTGCGCACCGTGGGGGACGGGGATCTCGCGCGGGACGAGGCGGCCCGGGCCGCGCGGCTGCCGACCCTCGCCTGGCAGGCCGTGCGGGAGGGGCTGCGCCACGGACCCGTGCTGGTGCAGGTGCCCCGGCGGGGTTACGTGCCCCGGATGGCCTGCGCGCAGTGCCGGGCGCCCGCGCGGTGCCGGCACTGCGCGGGGCCGCTGGAGGCGCACGACGCCGGGGCGCTGCGGTGCGGTTGGTGCGGACGGGAGGACGCGGCTTGGCACTGTCCGGAGTGCGGTGGGTTCCGGTTGCGGGCGCAGGTCGTGGGGGCGCGGCGGACCGCCGAGGAGCTGGGTCGTGCGTTCCCGGCCGTGCCGGTGCGCACCTCCGGGCGTGAGCAGGTGCTCGACACCGTCTCGGGGGCGCCCGCGCTCGTGGTGAGTACGCCGGGGGCCGAGCCGGTCGCCGAGGGCGGGTACGCGGCTGCCCTGCTCCTCGACGGGTGGGCCATGCTCGGCCGGCCGGATCTGCGGGCCGGGGAGGAGGCGCTGCGGAGGTGGATCGGGGCGGCCGCGCTCGTCCGGGGGCAGGCGGCCGGCGGGACCGTGGTCGTGGTCGCCGAGCCGACGTTGCGGCCTGTGCAGGCGCTGGTGCGCTGGGATCCCGTCGGACACGCGGTGCGCGAACTCGCCGAGCGGGCCGAGCTGGGGTTTCCACCGGTGTCGCGGATGGCCGCCGTGTCGGGGACGGCCGAGGCGGTCGCGGGGTTTCTGAGCGGGGTCGAACTACCCTCGGACGCCGAGGTGTTGGGGCCGGTGCCGTTGCCGGTCACGGAGGCCGGACGGCCTCGGCGCGTGGGCGGGCCGCCGCCGGGGGAGCGGTGGGAGCGAGCGCTCGTCCGGGTGCCGCCGGGGAGCGGGGCCGCGCTGGCCGGCGCGTTGAAGACCGCGCAGGCGGCTCGGATGGCGCGTGGGGGCGGGGGGAACGGGAGCGAGGCCCCGGTGCGGATTCGGATCGATCCGCCGGACATCGGGTGA
- the fmt gene encoding methionyl-tRNA formyltransferase: MKLVFAGTPEVAVPALDALIASGRHEVAAVVTRPDAPAGRGRRLVASPVAQRAEEAGIEVLKPVKPRDEEFLARLREIAPDCCPVVAYGALLPRVALDIPAHGWVNLHFSLLPAWRGAAPVQHSIMAGDEITGASTFLIEEGLDSGPVFGTVTEEIRPTDTSGDLLTRLAFAGSGLLVATMDGVEEGKLKAVPQPADGITLAPKITVENAHVDWSTPALRVDRVVRGCTPAPGAWTVFRGERLKLIQVVPVPERTDLAPGALSVGKNNVYVGTGSYAVELLWVQAQGKKPMRAADWARGVRITDGEPLGA; encoded by the coding sequence ATGAAGCTCGTCTTTGCAGGTACTCCCGAGGTCGCCGTTCCCGCCCTGGACGCTCTGATCGCCTCCGGGCGGCATGAGGTGGCCGCCGTCGTGACGCGGCCCGACGCCCCGGCCGGGCGGGGACGGCGGCTGGTCGCGAGTCCCGTTGCCCAGCGGGCGGAGGAGGCCGGGATCGAGGTGCTCAAGCCGGTCAAGCCGCGGGACGAGGAGTTCCTGGCGCGGCTGCGGGAGATCGCGCCGGACTGCTGTCCCGTCGTCGCCTACGGCGCGCTGCTGCCGCGGGTCGCCCTCGACATTCCGGCGCACGGCTGGGTCAATCTGCACTTCTCGCTGCTGCCCGCCTGGCGCGGTGCCGCTCCCGTGCAGCACTCCATCATGGCCGGGGACGAGATCACCGGAGCGTCCACCTTCCTCATCGAGGAGGGACTCGACTCCGGGCCCGTCTTCGGCACCGTCACCGAGGAGATCCGGCCCACCGACACCAGCGGCGACCTGCTCACACGGCTCGCCTTCGCCGGTTCCGGGCTGCTCGTCGCGACCATGGACGGTGTCGAGGAGGGCAAGCTGAAGGCCGTGCCGCAGCCCGCCGACGGCATCACTCTCGCGCCGAAGATCACCGTCGAGAACGCGCACGTCGACTGGTCTACGCCGGCGCTGCGGGTCGACCGGGTGGTGCGCGGGTGCACGCCCGCGCCCGGTGCCTGGACCGTGTTCCGCGGCGAGCGGCTCAAGCTCATCCAGGTCGTCCCGGTGCCCGAGCGGACCGATCTCGCCCCGGGCGCGCTGTCCGTCGGCAAGAACAACGTGTACGTCGGCACCGGTTCGTACGCCGTCGAGCTGCTGTGGGTGCAGGCCCAGGGCAAGAAGCCGATGCGGGCCGCCGACTGGGCACGCGGCGTACGCATCACGGACGGCGAGCCCCTCGGCGCGTGA
- a CDS encoding RsmB/NOP family class I SAM-dependent RNA methyltransferase: protein MSEQSRQPRKPGKPHRRPQKDPVRFLAFEALRAVDERDAYANLVLPPLLRKARQKGDFDGRDAALATELVYGTLRRQGTYDAVIAACVDRPLREVDPPVLDVLSLGVHQLLGTRIPTHAAVSASVELARVVLGDGRAKFVNAVLRKVAQHDLDGWLEQIAPPYDDDAEDHLAVVHSHPRWVVSALWDALGGGRAGIEDLLEADNERPEVTLVARPGRSTAGELLGVLGEESALPGRWSPYAVRLTEGGEPGAIDAVREGRAGVQDEGSQLVALALANAPLDGPDQAWLDGCAGPGGKAAMLAGLAAERGAVLLASEKQPHRAGLVAKALAGNPGPYQVIAADGIRPPWRPGTFDRVLMDVPCTGLGALRRRPEARWRRRPEDLDGFAPLQRGLLRTALDSVRVGGVVGYATCSPHLAETRAVVDDVLKHHTVAAELIDARPLLPGVPALGEGPDVQLWPHLHGTDAMYLALIRRTA from the coding sequence GTGAGCGAGCAGTCCCGTCAGCCCCGTAAGCCGGGCAAGCCCCACCGTCGTCCCCAGAAGGACCCCGTCCGCTTCCTCGCCTTCGAGGCGCTGAGGGCGGTGGACGAGCGGGACGCGTACGCGAACCTCGTCCTGCCGCCGCTGCTGCGGAAGGCGCGCCAGAAGGGCGACTTCGACGGGCGGGACGCGGCGCTCGCGACCGAGCTGGTGTACGGGACGCTGCGCCGGCAGGGGACGTACGACGCGGTGATCGCGGCCTGTGTCGACCGGCCGCTGCGCGAGGTCGATCCGCCGGTGCTCGATGTACTGAGCCTCGGTGTGCATCAGCTGCTCGGCACCCGGATTCCCACCCACGCCGCGGTGTCCGCCTCCGTCGAGCTCGCCCGCGTGGTGCTCGGCGACGGGCGCGCCAAGTTCGTCAACGCCGTACTGCGCAAGGTCGCCCAGCACGACCTCGACGGCTGGCTGGAGCAGATCGCGCCGCCGTACGACGACGACGCCGAGGACCATCTCGCCGTCGTGCACTCGCATCCGCGGTGGGTCGTCTCCGCGCTGTGGGACGCGCTGGGCGGCGGGCGCGCCGGGATCGAGGACCTGCTGGAGGCCGACAACGAGCGGCCCGAGGTGACCCTCGTCGCCCGCCCGGGGCGCTCCACCGCCGGTGAACTCCTCGGCGTACTCGGCGAGGAGTCCGCGCTGCCGGGCCGCTGGTCGCCCTACGCCGTCCGCCTCACGGAGGGCGGCGAGCCCGGTGCCATCGACGCCGTGCGGGAAGGCCGTGCCGGCGTACAGGACGAGGGCAGCCAACTCGTCGCGCTGGCGCTCGCCAACGCCCCCCTCGACGGGCCCGACCAGGCCTGGCTGGACGGCTGCGCCGGGCCCGGCGGCAAGGCGGCCATGCTCGCCGGTCTCGCCGCCGAGCGCGGTGCCGTGCTGCTCGCCTCCGAGAAGCAGCCGCACCGGGCCGGGCTGGTGGCGAAGGCCCTCGCCGGGAACCCGGGGCCGTATCAGGTGATCGCGGCCGACGGCATCCGTCCGCCGTGGCGGCCCGGCACCTTCGACCGGGTGCTGATGGACGTGCCCTGCACGGGGCTCGGCGCCCTGCGCCGTCGGCCCGAGGCCCGCTGGCGGCGGCGGCCCGAGGACCTGGACGGCTTCGCGCCGCTGCAGCGCGGCCTGCTGCGCACCGCCCTCGACTCCGTGCGGGTCGGCGGTGTCGTCGGCTATGCCACCTGCTCGCCGCACCTCGCCGAGACCCGCGCGGTCGTCGACGACGTCCTCAAGCACCACACGGTCGCGGCCGAGCTGATCGACGCCCGCCCGCTGCTGCCGGGCGTACCGGCGCTGGGCGAGGGCCCCGACGTACAGCTCTGGCCGCACCTGCACGGCACCGACGCCATGTATCTGGCGCTCATCCGCCGGACTGCCTGA